The following are encoded together in the Mycobacteriales bacterium genome:
- a CDS encoding CPBP family intramembrane glutamic endopeptidase translates to MRCAHCAAALGPNAAWCGQCLAPVAAAPVAVGVLDRPDEPAPYDRYAPTAASARLPRPMPATVLPAPAPRGRPEKAFRTVLLAVGTGVVAQVVAGVTTRGVENETAIRYALVTTLGVYLVVALLLIRRRAAAAEPMYWGRGRAVPSALVGLAVGGGLAAFLLSGSHAAGQQGGDPRIALLVSEGDLGHVLGAALITVVAAPFLEEVLFRGMLLASLSDRGKRAAVWLSAFAFAAWHLTPSAFVYYSLMGALLGGLFVRRGLIGSMAAHAAFNGVLTAVAVSYALAPGAVGHAGALTVTAPHGWHAHESPLDVHLVGPSAGEIIAQDITLPGAVRDADAIADRLQAGAIPGTGPLAPRLETLRIAHLRVGDAAVVDITMEGHRGELVMLPRPGGVYLLVLASAGSPRARHDFDRVLKDLTLSPSP, encoded by the coding sequence ATGCGTTGTGCGCACTGTGCCGCCGCCCTCGGCCCGAACGCCGCCTGGTGCGGCCAGTGCCTCGCGCCCGTGGCCGCCGCCCCCGTCGCCGTCGGCGTGCTGGACCGCCCGGACGAGCCGGCGCCGTACGACCGGTACGCCCCCACCGCCGCGTCGGCCCGGCTGCCCCGGCCGATGCCGGCGACCGTCCTCCCGGCGCCCGCTCCGCGCGGCCGGCCGGAGAAGGCGTTCCGCACCGTCCTGCTCGCCGTCGGCACCGGCGTCGTCGCGCAGGTCGTCGCGGGCGTGACCACCCGCGGCGTCGAGAACGAGACCGCGATCCGGTACGCCCTCGTCACCACGCTCGGCGTGTACCTCGTCGTCGCGCTGCTGCTCATCCGCCGCCGGGCCGCGGCCGCCGAGCCCATGTACTGGGGGAGGGGCCGCGCCGTCCCGAGTGCGCTGGTCGGGCTGGCCGTCGGCGGCGGGCTGGCGGCGTTCCTGCTCTCCGGCTCGCACGCGGCCGGCCAGCAGGGCGGCGACCCGCGGATCGCGCTGCTCGTCAGCGAGGGCGACCTGGGGCACGTGCTCGGCGCGGCGCTGATCACCGTCGTGGCGGCGCCGTTCCTCGAGGAGGTGCTGTTCCGCGGCATGCTGCTCGCCTCGCTGTCCGACCGCGGCAAGCGCGCGGCGGTGTGGCTGAGCGCGTTCGCGTTCGCGGCGTGGCACCTCACGCCGTCGGCGTTCGTCTACTACTCGCTGATGGGCGCGCTGCTGGGCGGGCTATTCGTCCGCCGCGGCCTGATCGGGTCGATGGCCGCGCACGCGGCGTTCAACGGCGTGCTCACCGCGGTGGCGGTGTCGTACGCGCTGGCGCCGGGCGCGGTGGGCCACGCGGGCGCGCTCACCGTGACGGCGCCGCACGGCTGGCACGCGCACGAGTCGCCGCTCGACGTCCACCTCGTCGGGCCGTCGGCCGGCGAGATCATCGCGCAGGACATCACGCTGCCCGGCGCCGTGCGGGACGCTGACGCCATCGCCGACCGGCTCCAGGCCGGCGCCATTCCCGGCACGGGACCGCTCGCGCCGCGGCTGGAGACGTTGCGGATCGCGCACCTGCGCGTCGGCGACGCCGCCGTCGTCGACATCACCATGGAGGGCCACCGCGGGGAGCTGGTCATGCTGCCGCGCCCCGGCGGCGTGTACCTGCTCGTGCTCGCCAGCGCGGGCAGCCCGCGCGCCCGCCACGACTTCGACCGGGTGCTGAAGGACCTGACGCTCAGCCCTTCTCCGTGA
- a CDS encoding hotdog fold thioesterase, with the protein MTENAGGALGERMGIRIVEATPDRVVGTMPVEGNTQPYGLLHGGASCVLAETLGSVGAALRSPGGAFPVGVDINATHHRGVRSGTVTGTATPLHQGRTVATWQVTITDDEGRLVCTARLTCALRDA; encoded by the coding sequence GTGACGGAGAACGCGGGCGGGGCGCTCGGGGAGCGGATGGGCATCCGGATCGTCGAGGCGACGCCTGACCGGGTCGTCGGGACGATGCCGGTCGAGGGGAACACCCAGCCGTACGGCCTGCTGCACGGCGGCGCGTCCTGCGTGCTGGCGGAGACGCTCGGCTCGGTGGGGGCGGCGCTGCGCTCGCCGGGCGGCGCGTTCCCAGTGGGGGTCGACATCAACGCCACCCACCACCGCGGGGTGCGCTCCGGCACGGTGACCGGGACGGCGACGCCGCTCCACCAGGGGCGGACGGTGGCGACCTGGCAGGTGACGATCACGGACGACGAGGGCCGGCTGGTCTGCACGGCCCGGCTGACCTGCGCGCTCAGGGACGCTTGA
- a CDS encoding alanyl-tRNA editing protein has product MADTHGRTHRLELADATLREWDATVLDATEEGVVLDRSAFYPGGGGQPPDHGVLLWGGVQSRVVGVRKGDDLLLQLAEGDPVPPAGTTVRGAVEDERRTALMRTHSALHLLGGVVFREYGALVTGGNMEPLTGRLDFNLPEIPEDFKDRVAAACAAEVGNDRPIEVKTLPRDEAFAIPDIIRTATNLLPPGLTEVRIVDIVGLDAQADGGTHVASTRFIGPIELVKVESKGKANRRLRIALH; this is encoded by the coding sequence ATGGCCGACACGCACGGACGCACCCACCGCCTCGAGCTCGCCGACGCCACGCTGCGCGAGTGGGACGCCACCGTCCTCGACGCCACCGAGGAGGGCGTCGTGCTGGACCGCAGCGCATTCTACCCGGGCGGCGGCGGGCAGCCGCCGGACCACGGCGTGCTGCTGTGGGGCGGCGTGCAGAGCCGCGTCGTCGGCGTCCGCAAGGGCGACGACCTGCTGCTCCAGCTCGCCGAGGGCGACCCCGTGCCGCCCGCCGGCACCACCGTCCGCGGCGCGGTCGAGGACGAACGCCGCACCGCCCTCATGCGCACCCACTCGGCGCTGCACCTGCTCGGCGGCGTGGTGTTCCGCGAGTACGGCGCGCTGGTCACCGGCGGCAACATGGAGCCGCTCACCGGCCGCCTCGACTTCAACCTCCCGGAGATCCCGGAGGACTTCAAGGACCGGGTCGCCGCCGCGTGCGCGGCCGAGGTCGGCAACGACCGCCCGATCGAGGTGAAGACGCTGCCGCGCGACGAGGCGTTCGCGATCCCCGACATCATCCGCACCGCCACCAACCTGCTCCCGCCCGGCCTCACCGAGGTCCGCATCGTCGACATCGTCGGGCTGGACGCGCAGGCCGACGGCGGCACGCACGTCGCCTCCACCCGCTTCATCGGTCCCATCGAGCTGGTCAAGGTGGAGAGCAAGGGGAAGGCGAACCGCCGCCTCCGCATCGCCCTGCACTGA
- a CDS encoding GNAT family N-acetyltransferase codes for MSRPAVTVRRATTRDVPALVSLLQQLQGEGPRRRGNGADSPESAAGRVELALADESRRVLVAVFEDEIIGMAQLSRTRPSLLADASSVELSAMCVADGHRRRGAGKALVTAAVAYAEELAVDSVVVSVFPQHREANRFYARLGFAPLVVRRVASVSALRRRLGSPEGRAALLRRELHVPGRSSLGRRLSRPAAVPVKRP; via the coding sequence TTGTCGCGTCCGGCCGTCACCGTCCGCCGCGCCACCACGCGTGACGTCCCCGCGCTGGTGAGCCTGCTCCAGCAGCTCCAGGGGGAGGGGCCGCGCCGCCGCGGCAACGGCGCCGACTCGCCCGAGTCCGCCGCCGGCCGGGTCGAGCTCGCGCTCGCCGACGAGAGCCGCCGCGTGCTCGTCGCCGTGTTCGAGGACGAGATCATCGGCATGGCCCAGCTCTCCCGCACCCGCCCGTCGCTGCTCGCCGACGCGTCGTCGGTCGAGCTGTCCGCGATGTGCGTCGCCGACGGCCACCGCCGCCGCGGCGCCGGCAAGGCGCTGGTCACCGCCGCCGTCGCGTACGCCGAGGAGCTGGCGGTCGACAGCGTGGTCGTCAGCGTGTTCCCGCAGCACCGCGAGGCGAACCGGTTCTACGCCCGCCTCGGCTTCGCGCCGCTCGTCGTCCGCCGCGTCGCCAGCGTCAGCGCGCTGCGCCGCCGGCTCGGCTCGCCGGAGGGCCGGGCCGCGCTGCTGCGCCGCGAGCTGCACGTGCCCGGGCGCTCCTCGCTCGGCCGTCGCCTCAGCCGCCCCGCCGCGGTCCCCGTCAAGCGTCCCTGA
- a CDS encoding class I SAM-dependent methyltransferase, whose amino-acid sequence MEDPDAVLRRAAGREETRRANAAFWDSYAPSYQREHAPELGTTSFVWCPEGATEDALGLLGDVRGRRVLDVGCGAGQTTRWLAGRGAEVAAFDLSLEQLRLGRAYGGPVPVAADAEALPFRDGAFDLACSAYGALPFVADSARVMREVARVLRPGGRWVFSVTHPVRWCFPDTETGLTVTTSYFDRTPYVEQAADGTATYVEHHRTFGDRVREVVAAGLAVLDVVEPEWPEGHTTTYEQWGPVRGRLIPGTAIWVTEKG is encoded by the coding sequence GTGGAGGACCCCGACGCGGTGCTGCGGCGCGCGGCCGGGCGCGAGGAGACGCGCCGGGCGAACGCGGCGTTCTGGGACTCCTACGCACCCTCCTACCAGCGCGAGCACGCGCCGGAGCTGGGCACGACGTCGTTCGTCTGGTGCCCGGAGGGGGCGACGGAGGACGCGCTGGGGCTGCTCGGCGACGTGCGCGGCCGGCGGGTGCTCGACGTGGGCTGCGGCGCCGGGCAGACGACCCGCTGGCTGGCGGGGCGCGGCGCGGAGGTGGCGGCGTTCGACCTCTCGCTGGAGCAGCTCCGGCTGGGCCGCGCGTACGGCGGTCCGGTGCCGGTGGCGGCCGACGCGGAGGCGCTGCCGTTCCGGGACGGCGCGTTCGACCTGGCCTGCTCGGCGTACGGCGCGCTGCCGTTCGTGGCGGACTCGGCGCGGGTGATGCGCGAGGTGGCGCGGGTGCTGCGGCCGGGCGGGCGGTGGGTGTTCTCGGTGACGCACCCGGTGCGCTGGTGCTTCCCGGACACGGAGACGGGGCTGACGGTGACGACGTCGTACTTCGACCGGACGCCGTACGTGGAGCAGGCGGCGGACGGCACGGCGACCTACGTCGAGCACCACCGGACGTTCGGCGACCGGGTGCGCGAGGTGGTGGCGGCGGGGCTGGCGGTGCTGGACGTGGTCGAGCCGGAGTGGCCGGAGGGGCACACGACGACCTACGAGCAGTGGGGGCCGGTGCGCGGCCGGCTGATCCCGGGCACCGCGATCTGGGTCACGGAGAAGGGCTGA
- the polA gene encoding DNA polymerase I, which produces MDEERRRLLLLDGHSLAYRAFFALPVENFSTTTGQPTNAVYGFTSMLINVIRDEQPTHIAVCFDLSAPTFRHEAYAEYKATRSETPTDFRGQVSLIREVLEALRIPTVEAPGYEADDAIATLACQARDQGFDVLIVTGDRDAYQLVDDSITVLMTRKGISDMTRFTPAEVMAKYGLTPSQYPDFAALRGDPSDNLPNIPGVGEKTAIKLVQQFGDLNALCDRVDEIPGKTGNAVREHLANVMRNRELTELRRDVPLRVGPEDLRMGPWDRDEVHKLFDTLQFRVLRERLYATLQSVEPEADEGFDVDVRTLGTGEVARWLGELDPTVRVGLHFRGTWGRGTGDLHGVAFAGEGGAGAYVEARELDEHDETALAAWLADDSRAKAVHGGKGPLLALWARGWDLAGATSDTALAAYLALPGQQSFDLGDLALRYLRRELRKEGDDTGQLSLDGSAEAGEAADAVLRARAVADLATALDADVERRGGTTLLRTVELPLVRVLADMERVGIAVDTGHLAMLEARLAEQVKQAAQDAYQCIGREFNLGSPKQLQEILFGELNLPKTKKIKTGYTTDADALQWLATQTDHPVLECLLRHRDVTRLWTVVAKQLMPATDDAGRIHTTYEQTIAATGRLSSTDPNLQNIPIRTAAGREIRQAFVPGEGFEALLTADYSQIEMRIMAHLSDDEGLQQAFASGEDLHTYVASQAFGLPIDQVDPELRRRVKAMTYGLVYGLSAYGLAQQLQITPDEAKEQMEAYFARFGGVRDYLREVVEVARMNGYTETILGRRRYLPDLASDNNQRRQMAERMALNAPIQGSAADIIKIAMLRVHERLRTDGFGSRLLLQVHDELVLEVAPGERERLEAMVREEMGGAYTMKVPLDVSVGVGRSWDDAAH; this is translated from the coding sequence ATGGACGAGGAACGCCGCCGACTGCTCCTGCTGGACGGCCACTCGCTGGCCTACCGGGCGTTCTTCGCGCTCCCGGTGGAGAACTTCTCCACCACGACCGGCCAGCCGACCAACGCCGTCTACGGCTTCACGTCGATGCTCATCAACGTCATCCGCGACGAGCAGCCGACGCACATCGCGGTCTGCTTCGACCTGTCGGCGCCGACGTTCCGGCACGAGGCGTACGCGGAGTACAAGGCGACGCGCAGCGAGACGCCGACCGACTTCCGCGGCCAGGTATCGCTGATCCGCGAGGTGCTGGAGGCGCTGCGCATCCCGACCGTCGAGGCGCCCGGCTACGAGGCCGACGACGCGATCGCGACGCTCGCCTGCCAGGCGCGCGACCAGGGCTTCGACGTGCTGATCGTCACCGGCGACCGCGACGCGTACCAGCTCGTCGACGACAGCATCACCGTGCTGATGACCCGCAAGGGGATCAGCGACATGACGCGGTTCACGCCGGCCGAGGTGATGGCCAAGTACGGCCTGACGCCGAGCCAGTACCCCGACTTCGCGGCGCTGCGCGGCGACCCGAGCGACAACCTGCCGAACATCCCCGGCGTCGGCGAGAAGACCGCGATCAAGCTGGTCCAGCAGTTCGGCGACCTCAACGCCCTCTGCGACCGGGTGGACGAGATCCCCGGCAAGACCGGCAACGCCGTCCGCGAGCACCTGGCCAACGTCATGCGCAACCGCGAGCTCACCGAGCTGCGCCGCGACGTGCCGTTGCGGGTCGGGCCGGAGGACCTGCGGATGGGGCCGTGGGACCGCGACGAGGTGCACAAGCTGTTCGACACGCTCCAGTTCCGGGTGCTACGCGAACGGCTGTACGCGACGTTGCAGTCGGTGGAGCCGGAGGCGGACGAGGGGTTCGACGTCGACGTCCGCACGCTCGGCACCGGCGAGGTCGCGCGGTGGCTCGGCGAGCTGGACCCGACCGTCCGCGTCGGCCTGCACTTCCGCGGCACCTGGGGGAGGGGCACCGGCGACCTGCACGGCGTGGCGTTCGCGGGTGAGGGCGGCGCGGGCGCGTACGTCGAGGCGCGCGAGCTGGACGAGCACGACGAGACGGCGCTGGCGGCGTGGCTCGCCGACGACTCCCGCGCCAAGGCGGTACACGGCGGCAAGGGGCCGCTGCTCGCGCTCTGGGCGCGCGGCTGGGACCTCGCCGGCGCGACGAGCGACACCGCGCTGGCGGCGTACCTCGCGCTGCCGGGGCAGCAGTCGTTCGACCTCGGCGACCTGGCGCTGCGGTACCTGCGCCGCGAGCTGCGCAAGGAGGGCGACGACACCGGGCAGCTCTCCCTCGACGGCTCCGCCGAGGCCGGCGAGGCGGCCGACGCGGTGCTGCGCGCCCGCGCCGTCGCCGACCTGGCGACCGCCCTCGACGCCGACGTCGAACGCCGCGGCGGCACCACGCTGCTGCGCACCGTCGAGCTGCCGCTCGTCCGCGTGCTCGCCGACATGGAACGCGTCGGCATCGCCGTCGACACCGGCCACCTGGCGATGCTGGAGGCCCGCCTCGCCGAGCAGGTGAAGCAGGCCGCGCAGGACGCGTACCAGTGCATCGGCCGGGAGTTCAACCTCGGCTCGCCCAAGCAGCTCCAGGAGATCCTCTTCGGCGAGCTGAACCTCCCCAAGACCAAGAAGATCAAGACCGGCTACACCACCGACGCCGACGCGCTGCAGTGGCTGGCGACGCAGACCGACCACCCGGTCCTCGAGTGCCTGCTCCGCCACCGCGACGTCACCCGGCTGTGGACCGTCGTCGCCAAGCAGCTCATGCCGGCCACCGACGACGCCGGGCGGATCCACACGACGTACGAGCAGACGATCGCCGCGACCGGCCGGCTCTCCTCGACCGACCCCAACCTGCAGAACATCCCGATCCGCACGGCGGCCGGGCGGGAGATCCGCCAGGCGTTCGTGCCGGGGGAGGGGTTCGAGGCGTTGCTCACGGCCGACTACAGCCAGATCGAGATGCGGATCATGGCGCACCTGTCGGACGACGAGGGGCTCCAGCAGGCGTTCGCGTCGGGGGAGGACCTGCACACCTACGTCGCGTCGCAGGCGTTCGGGCTGCCGATCGACCAGGTCGACCCGGAGCTGCGCCGCCGGGTGAAGGCGATGACGTACGGCCTCGTCTACGGCCTGTCCGCCTACGGCCTGGCGCAGCAGCTCCAGATCACGCCGGACGAGGCGAAGGAGCAGATGGAGGCGTACTTCGCGCGGTTCGGCGGCGTGCGCGACTACCTGCGCGAGGTGGTCGAGGTGGCCCGGATGAACGGCTACACCGAGACCATCCTCGGCCGCCGCCGGTACCTGCCCGACCTGGCCAGCGACAACAACCAGCGGCGGCAGATGGCCGAGCGGATGGCGCTCAACGCGCCGATCCAGGGCTCGGCCGCCGACATCATCAAGATCGCGATGCTGCGCGTGCACGAGCGGCTGCGGACCGACGGGTTCGGCTCGCGGCTGCTGCTCCAGGTGCACGACGAGCTGGTGCTCGAGGTCGCGCCGGGGGAGCGGGAACGCCTTGAGGCCATGGTGCGCGAGGAGATGGGCGGCGCGTACACGATGAAGGTGCCGCTGGACGTCTCCGTCGGCGTCGGCCGCTCCTGGGACGACGCCGCCCACTGA
- a CDS encoding XRE family transcriptional regulator has product MNGLGVVIETARRAQGWTQEQLATRADVTQEAVSRYERDLRDPDDETLRRLADALNVTPSFLRDAGKVRGAVGLDAHMRRRKTAKPGDWKRLEARLNMHRLHARRVFDEVVVRTEQRVPAFDLDEVDPATAARFVRSQWRMPIGPVRELVRWVEAAGCLVIEEDFGTRGVDGLSQWIDEIPIVMLNAQAPADRRRWTLAHELGHLCLHSHEPGDAAEDEANAFAAELLMPREVIRAQLRNLTLGRLLDLKREWAVSMQALIERAWGESLITAQQRTNLYKALSAKGWRSLEPLGDAVARERPALAYDIGDALTARGLSPEELAHVVGFADPGTQHPFVRPARLRLL; this is encoded by the coding sequence ATGAACGGGCTGGGTGTCGTGATCGAGACGGCACGCCGGGCGCAGGGGTGGACGCAGGAGCAGCTGGCGACGCGAGCCGACGTGACCCAGGAGGCGGTCTCGCGTTACGAGCGCGACCTGCGTGACCCGGATGACGAGACGCTTCGGCGGCTCGCCGACGCGCTCAACGTGACGCCGTCGTTCCTGCGCGACGCGGGGAAGGTGCGCGGCGCTGTCGGCCTCGATGCGCACATGCGGCGACGCAAGACCGCGAAGCCGGGCGACTGGAAGCGGCTCGAAGCGCGGCTCAACATGCATCGACTGCACGCGCGACGGGTCTTCGACGAAGTCGTCGTCCGCACGGAGCAGCGCGTGCCGGCGTTCGACCTCGACGAGGTCGATCCGGCGACGGCGGCGCGGTTCGTGCGGAGTCAGTGGCGGATGCCAATCGGGCCGGTGCGGGAGCTCGTCCGATGGGTGGAGGCGGCGGGCTGCCTCGTGATCGAGGAGGACTTCGGCACCCGCGGGGTGGACGGGCTGTCCCAGTGGATCGACGAGATCCCGATCGTCATGCTCAACGCGCAGGCGCCGGCCGATCGCAGGCGATGGACGCTGGCACACGAGCTCGGCCACCTCTGCCTCCACAGCCATGAGCCGGGCGATGCCGCCGAGGACGAGGCCAATGCGTTCGCCGCCGAGCTCCTGATGCCACGCGAAGTGATCCGCGCCCAGCTCCGGAACCTCACGCTGGGGAGGCTCCTCGACCTGAAGCGCGAGTGGGCGGTGTCCATGCAGGCGCTGATCGAACGGGCCTGGGGGGAGTCGCTGATCACGGCGCAGCAACGGACGAACCTGTACAAGGCGCTCAGCGCGAAGGGATGGCGTTCCCTGGAGCCTCTCGGCGACGCCGTGGCGCGCGAACGCCCCGCGCTGGCGTATGACATCGGCGACGCGCTGACAGCGCGCGGACTGTCGCCGGAGGAGCTGGCACACGTGGTCGGGTTCGCCGACCCGGGGACGCAGCATCCGTTCGTCCGGCCCGCTCGGCTTCGCCTCCTGTGA
- a CDS encoding pyridoxal-dependent decarboxylase, with protein sequence MNAPRESFHMTPDEFRAHGRAVVDWIADYLEHVGDLPVASTVEPGAIRAALPAHPPEHGEPFEAMLRDVSDVVVPGLVHWQSPRFFGFFPCNGSGPAILGDLLSTGLGVQGMLWATSPAATEIETHVLDWLAELLALPERFRSTGSGGGVIQDSASSATLCALLAARERAGASYGRLTGYTSTQAHSSVEKAWRIAGLDPATLRQVPVDATYAMRPDALRDLLAADVAAGLTPAFVSATVGTTSSNAMDPLGPVGAAAREHGAWLHVDAAMSGTAALCEEFRWIHDGLDGADSYCVNPHKWMFTSFDCDAFYVADRAALTRALSIVPEYLRNAASESGAVVDYRDWQVPLGRRFRALKLWFVIRHYGAEGLRHHVREHVRLAHELAGWVGREPRLVLSVDAPLNLVCFRHARGDEATQRLLDGINASGRAYVTHTRLGGDLTIRVCVGATQTRREHVDDLRALITGLLDNERVTPRAAAG encoded by the coding sequence ATGAACGCGCCGCGCGAGTCGTTCCACATGACCCCCGACGAGTTCCGCGCGCACGGCCGCGCGGTCGTCGACTGGATCGCCGACTACCTGGAGCACGTCGGCGACCTCCCCGTCGCGAGCACCGTCGAGCCCGGCGCGATCCGGGCCGCGCTGCCGGCGCACCCGCCCGAGCACGGCGAGCCGTTCGAGGCGATGCTGCGCGACGTCTCCGACGTCGTCGTGCCCGGGCTGGTGCACTGGCAGTCGCCGCGGTTCTTCGGGTTCTTCCCCTGCAACGGCTCCGGGCCGGCGATTCTCGGCGACCTGCTGTCCACCGGGCTCGGCGTGCAGGGCATGCTCTGGGCCACCAGCCCCGCCGCCACCGAGATCGAGACGCACGTCCTCGACTGGCTCGCCGAGCTGCTCGCGCTGCCGGAGCGGTTCCGCTCCACCGGCAGCGGCGGCGGCGTCATCCAGGACAGCGCGTCCAGCGCGACCCTCTGCGCGCTGCTCGCCGCCCGCGAGCGGGCCGGCGCCTCGTACGGCCGCCTCACCGGCTACACGTCCACCCAGGCGCACTCCTCGGTCGAGAAGGCGTGGCGCATCGCCGGCCTCGACCCGGCCACCCTGCGGCAGGTCCCGGTCGACGCGACGTACGCGATGCGCCCCGACGCGCTGCGCGACCTCCTCGCCGCCGACGTCGCCGCCGGGCTCACCCCCGCGTTCGTCTCCGCCACCGTCGGCACCACCTCCTCGAACGCCATGGACCCGCTCGGGCCGGTCGGCGCCGCCGCGCGGGAGCACGGCGCCTGGCTGCACGTCGACGCGGCGATGTCGGGGACGGCGGCGTTGTGCGAGGAGTTCCGCTGGATCCACGACGGCCTCGACGGCGCCGACTCGTACTGCGTCAACCCGCACAAGTGGATGTTCACCAGCTTCGACTGCGACGCGTTCTACGTCGCCGACCGGGCCGCGCTGACCCGCGCGCTGTCGATCGTGCCGGAGTACCTCCGCAACGCCGCCTCCGAGAGCGGCGCGGTGGTCGACTACCGCGACTGGCAGGTGCCGCTGGGGCGGCGGTTCCGGGCGCTGAAGCTGTGGTTCGTGATCCGCCACTACGGCGCCGAGGGGCTGCGCCACCACGTCCGCGAGCACGTCCGGCTCGCGCACGAGCTGGCCGGCTGGGTGGGCCGCGAGCCGCGGCTGGTGCTGTCGGTCGACGCGCCGCTGAACCTCGTCTGCTTCCGGCACGCCCGCGGCGACGAGGCCACGCAGCGGCTGCTCGACGGCATCAACGCCTCCGGCCGCGCCTACGTCACCCACACCCGGCTCGGCGGCGACCTCACGATCCGCGTCTGTGTCGGCGCCACCCAGACCCGGCGCGAGCACGTGGACGACCTGCGCGCGCTCATCACCGGCCTGCTCGATAACGAACGGGTTACGCCGCGCGCCGCGGCGGGCTAG